Below is a window of Thermoplasmata archaeon DNA.
TTTCGGCGGGGAGGCGGCCCCCGCCAAGGTGCCGGAGTTCGGGAAGTCCCTCCTGAACGTCCGCGAGCCCGACGTCCTGTTCGAAGGCCTGCCGGACCGCTTCGAGGTCTGGGAGTCGCACAACGACGAGGTGACGGTCCTGCCGCCCGGCTTCATCGGCCTCGCGAGCTCTCCGAACTGTTCGGTCCAGGCGATGCGGCATCGGTCGGAACCCATCTTCGGCCTGCAGTTCCACCCGGAAGTGGAACACACCCAATTTGGCGGGGAGATTTTCCGGAACTTCCTGAAGGTCTGTGAGAATCCCCGCTGAGAGCGGGACCGTGCGGACTTTATTCCTGCGCGCCTTGCGCAACATCGCGATGGATCCCGCGGCCCGGGCGCGCGTCCTCAAGGAGGCGCTGAAGACTCGTCACGGGGAAGCGTTCGAGAAGGCGCTCGGTCGCGCGGTGCGCCACCTCGGCGGCGACTATGCCCAGTACGCCGCAATCATCGCCGAGGTGCGGGAATATGGCCGTCTACACGGGACCGATCTCCGAGACGCGGCTCACGCACTCGCAAATCAGACGTAGACGTTTGGATTCACACAATACTCCGCGCGTTTTCCCTCCAGCGCCTT
It encodes the following:
- a CDS encoding GMP synthase subunit A; protein product: MRVFVVDNGGQWTHREWRVLKYLGVETKIVPNDTPVGGLQDLDGLVLSGGAPRVGVDPSKMGRNGEYLDAFGGPILGICAGHQFMAKHFGGEAAPAKVPEFGKSLLNVREPDVLFEGLPDRFEVWESHNDEVTVLPPGFIGLASSPNCSVQAMRHRSEPIFGLQFHPEVEHTQFGGEIFRNFLKVCENPR